One part of the Aspergillus luchuensis IFO 4308 DNA, chromosome 5, nearly complete sequence genome encodes these proteins:
- a CDS encoding uncharacterized protein (TransMembrane:1 (i21-39o)), with product MRCPRYSKRYSRICHRRSSPVTMILLLSCVCLAIAFQPLHPNVSSRDAKGLVKDGYLQDPRTATERALSAATTTTTLTLTDIVCPGMGIPTPEVSNASAYRSSHSRERPPAVATEHEIVSSPPAADLANSVISASCCVGLGSLYSQASKTLLRATMEGTDSQAIKPAAISIVSSALGKLAPTTKLLNSVVSSSSLSGHATSASSQTARDPKASTALDMLATVAEANAHSTETPGKEAGKAATPSTTFHITSSTTTNDIGATSKTTSSPTQTATTENVGWGSMIESSFKTTIYCSFTERCGHPDISSPSLQSACEALVKDGYVGSFPPAW from the exons ATGCGGTGCCCCAGATACTCTAAGCGGTACTCTCGTATATGCCATCGCCGATCTTCTCCTGTCACAATGATTCTGCTTCTCTCTTGTGTTTGCCTCGCTATTGCCTTCCAGCCCTTACATCCTAATGTCTCG AGTCGTGATGCCAAAGGACTTGTGAAGGACGGATATCTCCAAGACCCAA GAACTGCAACGGAACGAGCTTTGTCAgcggctactactactaccactctAACTTTGACGGACATCGTGTGTCCAGGTATGGGAATACCAACTCCAGAAGTATCGAACGCGAGCGCCTATCGTTCGTCACATTCCCGGGAGCGGCCACCCGCGGTAGCAACT GAGCATGAGATCGTTTCATCCCCACCAGCTGCTGACCTGGCCAACAGTGTCATTTCAGCAAGTTGCTGCGTGGGCCTG GGGTCGCTCTATTCACAGGCTAGTAAGACTCTGCTCAGAGCCACCATGGAAGGGACAGATTCTCAGGCAATCAAACCAGCGGCTATATCTATAGTGTCCAGCGCACTCGGAAAGTTAGCACCAACTACAAAGCTACTGAACTCGGTTGTCTCTAGTTCATCACTCAGTGGGCATGCTACATCGGCGTCTTCTCAAACGGCCCGGGATCCTAAGGCTTCAACTGCTTTGGACATGCTGGCTACTGTAGCAGAGGCAAATGCTCACTCAACAGAAACCCCTGGTAAGGAGGCAGGGAAAGCTGCTACCCCATCCACAACATTCCATAttacatcatccaccactaccaacgACATCGGTGCCACATCGAAGACAacctcttctccaacccagACAGCTACTACAGAGAACGTCGGTTGGGGCAGCATGATCGAGTCTAGCTTCAAGACTACGATCTATTGTTCTTTCACCGAGCGGTGTGGTCATCCAGATATTTCCTCGCCCTCTCTCCAATCGGCCTGCGAGGCTCTTGTTAAAGATGGGTATGTGGGGTCGTTTCCTCCAGCATGGTGA
- a CDS encoding cell division protein ZapB: MGDYHELALANLVAYDPFAIANDTPLFLARPGIQISPANSLFSMVQYMRSCSSTSHRKMPKSEPRAGIRARTRQTESRSTASDQRSIQRLEPVMRSPQQPLRSRRRPSTLPQVSGSGSRDPPSALSLKYHEACLATVERLELEIEALQRDKETLSERVGSVESEIQELLKEQHQWRQQLPERRVTQQLMHEMQHTVAGWHQRLRSPADLPEEADPAAMTAALPAMTTVPDMWNTREDGGGVFDNDHGIEPDSGDFTQLLQF, encoded by the exons ATGGGCGATTATCACGAACTTGCTTTGGCTAACCTTGTTGCTTATGACCCATTTGCTATTGCCAACGACACTCCGCTTTTTCTTGCCAGGCCAGGCATTCAAATTTCTCCGGCTAATTCTCTCTTCAGTATGGTACAGTACATGCGCAGTTGTTCTTCTACGAGTCATCGAAAAATGCCAAAGTCAGAACCGCGGGCGGGCATCCGCGCACGCACCCGGCAGACCGAGAGTCGCAGTACCGCTTCCGACCAACGATCTATCCAAAGACTGGAGCCCGTAATGcgttctccccagcagcctctgcGGTCCCGTCGACGCCCATCCACG CTGCCACAGgtatctggttctggttctcgagaccctccttctgccCTATCGCTGAAATATCACGAGGCATGTTTGGCTACGGTCGAAAGACTGGAGCTGGAGATTGAAGCGTTGCAGAGAGACAAAGAGACCCTGTCGGAGCGCGTTGGAAGCGTCGAAAGTGAGATCCAGGAATTGTTGAAAGAACAGCATCAGTGGAGACAACAGCTGCCTGAGCGGCGCGTGACTCAACAGCTGATGCACgaaatgcagcataccgTTGCGGGTTGGCACCAGCGGCTTCGCAGCCCGGCTGATTTACCAGAAGAGGCGGATCCTGCCGCCATGACGGCTGCTCTGCCGGCAATGACGACGGTGCCAGATATGTGGAATACTCGggaggacggagggggtGTATTTGACAACGATCATGGCATTGAACCGGACTCCGGTGACTTtacgcagcttcttcaattctaG
- a CDS encoding SDR family NAD(P)-dependent oxidoreductase (COG:Q;~EggNog:ENOG410PPEB;~InterPro:IPR036291,IPR002347;~PFAM:PF08659,PF00106,PF13561;~go_process: GO:0055114 - oxidation-reduction process [Evidence IEA]) yields the protein MVIRGTQLDGVALVVGSGRGIGQQTAFSLAEAGARVIVFADMNTETATASAEESKQYATNPEYQSTHFTVNVTDQDGVLAMVDFVVEKFGRLDYAVNAAGVDNGVHTPFADTDIDNFDRVQTINARGMFLCCRAEAAAMRKQTSRTFTSRTGTRDIGRGAIVNVCSANSFAGLPGKGSYTVSKHACMAVTKMVGLDHSAEGIRCNAVCPIWVRTPLLDVELERNPQVRAEIEAVIPIKRAAESDEVGDTIVYLLSPSASYVNATSLLLDAAVTATLRFH from the exons ATGGTCATCAGAGGCACTCAATTAGATGGCGTCGCTCTGGTCGTCGGC TCTGGCCGCGGCATCGGCCAACAAACCGCCTTCTCCCTAGCCGAAGCAGGCGCCCgcgtcatcgtcttcgccgaCATGAACACCGAAACAGCCACTGCCTCCGCCGAAGAGAGCAAGCAATACGCCACAAACCCCGAATACCAATCCACCCACTTCACCGTTAACGTGACCGATCAAGACGGCGTGCTAGCCATGGTTGACTTTGTCGTCGAGAAGTTCGGACGGCTGGACTATGCCGTCAACGCTGCAGGA GTCGACAACGGCGTACACACCCCCTTCGCCGACACCGACATCGACAACTTCGACCGCGTCCAGACCATCAACGCCCGCGGTATGTTCCTCTGCTGCCgcgccgaagccgccgccATGCGCAAGCAGACCTCACGCACCTTCACTAGCCGCACCGGCACCCGGGACATTGGTCGCGGCGCCATCGTGAACGTCTGCTCAGCCAACTCCTTCGCCGGACTGCCCGGGAAGGGATCATATACCGTCTCCAAGCATGCCTGCATGGCGGTGACGAAGATGGTTG GACTGGACCACTCCGCCGAAGGCATCCGCTGCAACGCCGTGTGCCCCATCTGGGTCCGCACCCCTCTCCTCGACGTCGAGTTGGAGCGGAACCCGCAGGTGCGCGCGGAAATCGAGGCCGTTATACCCATTAAGCGTGCGGCGGAGAGTGATGAGGTGGGAGATACGATTGTTTATTTGCTTAGTCCATCGGCGAGTTATGTTAATGCTACgagtttgttgttggatgcGGCGGTTACGGCGACGTTGAGGTTTCATTGA
- a CDS encoding uncharacterized protein (COG:S;~EggNog:ENOG410PYHX) — translation MANTRSGKDTSKPTGVDKNTNARKTRERDEMAAQRRKIEDKRRQRQQKLESLRKDLLAAESQLKGSQLTEDERDELQKKHNNFQQVIQSTEADIKKDDEDLMDIDTKEHAATGSNGQAPENGAPSIQPQPVPPNTLSSSGDETSVKQEPVDASNGQRQGQHKKAALPDPDTAKASVEEPDLVGSPNPNEDNDGELLVRLDTLSKDGHSNGTADACFMMLAAEKLIVRYGPKQACKYVIQSGKEHSFDGLQQVSDPESRLCSIMERDKRGKLRRRYGPENIEGIVGVAILERPPKTKSSKAPTTYVKLKWTNIEEEDKHLCRGGTNWITRTDLIELTNEELATSKITETWEKQEARYNNWEQGLPIGTPNRSPTPCLLDILQRAKQAEESDTFRKLLP, via the exons ATGGCTAACACACGTTCAGGAAAGGATACTTCAAAACCCACTGGTGTCGACAAAAACACCAATGCTCGAAAGACCCGTGAAAGAGATGAAATGGCCgcccagagaaggaaaatTGAAGACAAGCGGAGACAGCGCCAGCAGAAGCTCGAGTCACTCCGGAAGGACTTGCTAGCGGCGGAGAGCCAATTGAAAGGCTCGCAGCTTAccgaggatgagagggatgagCTGCAGAAAAAGCACAACAACTTTCAACAAGTCATCCAATCTACGGAAGCGGATATCAAGAAAGATGACGAGGATTTGATGGATATTGATACAAAGGAACATGCTGCCACAGGTTCCAATGGTCAGGCCCCTGAGAATGGCGCGCCATCGATACAACCACAACCTGTGCCGCCGAACACATTGTCCTCGAGTGGAGATGAGACGTCGGTGAAGCAGGAACCAGTGGATGCGTCCAATGGACAGAGGCAGGGACAACATAAAAAAGCAGCGCTTCCTGATCCCGATACCGCAAAAGCGTCCGTCGAGGAACCAGATTTGGTCGGAAGTCCGAATCCGAACGAAGATAACGATGGTGAATTACTAGTCCGATTAGATACATTATCAAAAGATGGCCATTCGAACGGCACAGCAGACGCGTGTTTCATGATGCTCGCAGCCGAGAAGCTGATTGTTCGATACGGGCCAAAGCAAGCGTGCAAGTATGTCATCCAATCCGGCAAAGAACACAGTTTCGATGGTCTTCAGCAAGTATCCGATCCAGAGTCGCGGCTTTGCTCCATCATGGAGAGGGACAAACGGGGAAAATTGCGCCGTCGCTATGGCCCCGAGAATATCGAAGGGATTGTTGGTGTAGCCATTCTGGAGAGGCCCCCTAAAACGAAAAGCTCTAAGGCGCCAACGACCTATGTGAAGCTCAAGTGGACTAAtatcgaagaggaagacaaaCACTTATGCCGAGGTGGCACCAATTGGATCACACGAACAGATCTCATCGAATTAACCAACGAGGAACTGGCTACGTCAAAAATCACGGAGACCTGGGAGAAACAGGAGGCACGTTATAACAACTGGGAGCAAGGGCTACCTATAGGAACTCCAAACCGTTCGCCCACGCCATGTCTACTGGACATTTTGCAAAGAGCAAAGCAGGCGGAAGAGTCGG ATACATTTCGAAAGCTCCTACCATGA
- a CDS encoding uncharacterized protein (COG:S;~EggNog:ENOG410PQIG): MLSQLPLEIVDAIADLACMLPQRSVRSLSLVSTTLYAAVFPRLHRAITFRASNEWVLNILEVSPYLGDGPNCRAREILQHARELMVNAPYISLGFTAVCTIATSFHLPGRQEGSHWEVRTNQPLTGGF, encoded by the exons ATGCTAAGCCAGTTGCCCCTCGAGATTGTGGATGCTATCGCCGACTTGGCATGTATG CTGCCACAACGTAGCGTGCGGTCGCTGAGTCTTGTTTCAACCACGCTATATGCCGCTGTGTTCCCTCGGCTCCACCGTGCGATAACCTTCCGTGCCAGCAATGAATGGGTCTTGAACATCCTCGAGGTCAGTCCCTATTTAGGGGACGGACCCAATTGCCGTGCCAGGGAGATTCTGCAGCATGCCAGGGAGTTAATGGTTAACGCCCCATACATATCGCTCGGTTTCACCGCTGTGTGTACAATAGCAACTTCTTTCCACCTGCCAGGTCGCCAAGAGGGCTCACATTGGGAAGTCCGCACGAACCAACCGCTCACAGGGGGTTTCTAG